The Virgibacillus phasianinus genome includes a window with the following:
- a CDS encoding beta-N-acetylhexosaminidase family protein — protein MVHIRTQFFVNRRLLFCFVLMLLMPVLVATNSGVAYAKSPAKDISVSPTPQQLKVIGDGFPLTPVVGLVTGEHTDPEAIREVIDTLHSADVKRIVRNNDGTVPNTPVTIWVGMPSENPVIKEAIQALGVEGPDVLKNESYVLASGLGKDGKKRIVLAGKDTTGTFYAAQTFDQLLNPQSGRDWVPGVTIRDWPKMPLRGVIEGFYGKPWSHEDRLSQMKFYGENKLNTYVYAPKDDPYHLSKWREPYPENRLNLLKGLVEKAEQNHVQFVFGLSPGTSVCYSGNDDFALLMDKMQSMYDIGVRSFAIFLDDISQNLRCESDQQKFGDEPSPAAAAQAFLLNRFQQEFIATHENTNRLITVPTEYSGTANTIYQQQFAELVDQKIIVDWTGPAVVSHEITSEQAQEAADMFGHDLLLWDNYPVNDFDTSRLFLGPLMNRDPDLTEHGVLGITANPLIQAEASKIALYTVADYTWNPDAYDPLASWKRSLTSFGGDAAEDLKTFAENTYSSRLNDQESLTLSPLIEELWTAYESDDVKRAATRLLDEFQTIEQAPTKLRNNLDNENFLKEASPWLEKLTFYGKAGQAAVKMLTAQLDGEQEKAQHFRAELDTILAHDTIELDVTEPLVATRSLDGINTFRGAGELIQYTPEFGDTTGTNIWGYEITVVDGKVVAMGGNNSPIPDNGYVLSIHVSNWLKSNAIIGAKSSVENGKVTLTIPEGVYTIPNDKVMAPGVIQPFIQKAITIYETRSAADAKSLIQRFVKEGEFSSDDAVRALTMHLTAVSQYEEQDLAEKVVKHMKGFKLLLDQQKEQEAISERAYDVLGLVADSLIKQWQ, from the coding sequence GTGGTACACATTCGTACACAGTTTTTCGTAAATCGGCGCCTGCTTTTCTGTTTTGTGTTAATGCTGCTAATGCCCGTGTTAGTTGCTACAAACAGTGGTGTTGCTTATGCAAAGTCACCAGCCAAGGATATTAGTGTTTCACCAACACCGCAACAGCTGAAGGTAATTGGAGATGGCTTTCCGCTGACTCCCGTTGTTGGGTTAGTTACTGGAGAACACACGGACCCCGAAGCGATTCGTGAAGTTATCGATACATTACATTCTGCTGATGTTAAGCGAATTGTGCGCAATAATGACGGGACGGTTCCGAATACCCCCGTTACAATTTGGGTAGGAATGCCGTCTGAAAATCCGGTAATAAAAGAAGCGATACAAGCGCTTGGTGTGGAAGGACCTGATGTTCTTAAAAATGAAAGCTATGTGCTTGCAAGTGGGCTTGGGAAAGACGGTAAAAAAAGAATCGTCTTAGCTGGGAAAGATACAACGGGAACATTTTACGCTGCTCAAACGTTTGATCAACTTCTTAATCCCCAATCTGGCAGGGATTGGGTTCCGGGAGTGACTATTCGCGATTGGCCCAAAATGCCTCTGCGCGGGGTGATTGAAGGATTTTATGGCAAACCGTGGTCACATGAAGATCGGTTGAGTCAAATGAAATTTTATGGTGAAAACAAGCTGAACACATACGTTTACGCACCAAAAGATGATCCGTACCATCTGAGTAAATGGCGTGAACCTTATCCAGAAAATCGTCTTAATTTACTGAAAGGGCTTGTGGAAAAGGCAGAGCAAAATCATGTGCAGTTCGTATTCGGCCTTTCCCCGGGTACAAGTGTCTGTTATTCGGGAAACGATGATTTTGCGTTATTGATGGACAAGATGCAGTCTATGTACGATATCGGTGTGCGCTCCTTTGCGATTTTTCTGGATGATATCTCCCAAAATCTGCGCTGTGAATCAGACCAACAGAAATTTGGAGACGAACCTAGTCCCGCTGCAGCCGCGCAAGCGTTTTTGTTAAATCGCTTTCAACAGGAATTTATTGCAACACATGAGAACACCAATCGGCTCATTACGGTGCCAACTGAATATTCAGGAACCGCAAATACCATCTATCAACAACAATTTGCAGAGTTAGTTGATCAAAAAATAATTGTTGATTGGACGGGACCCGCTGTCGTTTCCCATGAAATCACCTCAGAACAGGCACAGGAAGCAGCGGATATGTTTGGCCATGATTTGTTGCTTTGGGACAATTACCCGGTGAACGACTTTGACACGAGTCGTTTGTTTCTAGGGCCGCTCATGAACCGGGATCCAGATCTGACTGAACACGGCGTGCTGGGAATAACGGCCAACCCACTGATTCAGGCGGAAGCATCAAAAATAGCCTTATATACTGTGGCTGATTATACATGGAATCCCGACGCTTACGATCCACTGGCCTCCTGGAAACGGAGTCTAACCTCTTTTGGGGGTGATGCAGCAGAGGACTTGAAAACTTTTGCGGAAAATACGTATTCTTCTCGGTTGAATGATCAAGAATCATTGACACTTTCACCGCTAATAGAGGAGTTGTGGACTGCTTATGAATCGGATGATGTTAAGCGTGCGGCAACCAGATTACTAGATGAATTTCAAACGATTGAACAAGCACCAACAAAATTGCGAAATAACTTGGATAATGAAAACTTTTTGAAGGAAGCCTCACCATGGCTCGAAAAGCTAACCTTTTATGGAAAGGCTGGACAGGCTGCGGTTAAGATGTTAACCGCTCAACTGGATGGTGAACAGGAAAAGGCCCAGCATTTTCGGGCGGAACTGGATACCATTCTTGCCCACGATACCATTGAATTGGACGTAACCGAGCCGCTCGTGGCGACAAGAAGTCTAGACGGGATAAATACGTTTCGCGGGGCAGGTGAGCTCATCCAATACACGCCTGAATTTGGCGATACCACGGGAACAAACATCTGGGGTTATGAAATAACAGTTGTGGACGGTAAAGTTGTGGCAATGGGCGGCAACAACTCGCCAATTCCCGACAACGGCTACGTACTCAGCATACATGTCAGCAACTGGCTGAAAAGCAATGCAATCATCGGCGCAAAATCTAGTGTTGAGAATGGCAAGGTAACCCTCACGATTCCTGAAGGGGTATACACGATTCCAAACGATAAGGTAATGGCACCGGGTGTGATCCAGCCGTTCATCCAGAAAGCGATTACGATTTACGAGACCAGAAGTGCCGCGGATGCGAAGTCGCTCATTCAACGTTTCGTAAAAGAAGGAGAATTTTCCAGTGATGATGCAGTTCGTGCTTTAACGATGCATTTGACCGCTGTGAGCCAATACGAAGAACAGGATTTAGCGGAAAAGGTTGTCAAGCACATGAAGGGCTTTAAACTATTGCTTGATCAGCAGAAAGAACAGGAAGCAATATCGGAAAGAGCTTACGATGTTCTTGGGTTAGTTGCAGATTCTTTGATTAAACAGTGGCAATAG
- a CDS encoding serine hydrolase domain-containing protein, translated as MIKQFITIALIFVFVVSSFFVSARTSYASSIVLEPGPASSVHMLQQPLDEIDGVIQQGIDNRIMAGAVVLVARSGKIVKEDAHGYAARYVNDDYEEMENPVKMQADTIFDLASITKIFTSTAVMQLYEKGKFNLDDPVATYIPAFAQNGKEDVTIRQLLTHTSGFTPWISLYTMADSREEAYQTVFAQPLEHDPGTHYAYSDLNMITLGALVEQLSGERLDHYINEHITEPLGMNDTMFNPPASLKDRTAATEYQPWTDRGLVWAEVHDENAWIMDGVAGHAGLFSTARDLAIFAQMILNDGQYEGARILQPESVQLMGTNQLPNFPGDAHGLGWELNQSWYMGALASPSTMGHTGFTGTSIVINPNKQTMVIVLTNNVHPTRESSSTNPIRRQVAGKTADAIYAWSAASMKELVKQLEEKGEFENSDAVHRLTLHLTAVNQYESNDQAEKVVKHMKNFKLLLDHQKESELISEEAYETLKTDANYLIEKWQ; from the coding sequence ATGATAAAACAATTCATAACGATAGCGTTGATTTTTGTTTTTGTCGTCTCGTCATTTTTCGTAAGTGCAAGAACAAGTTATGCTTCATCAATCGTGTTGGAGCCAGGACCAGCAAGCAGCGTTCACATGCTGCAGCAACCGCTAGATGAAATAGATGGGGTTATCCAACAAGGGATTGACAACAGAATAATGGCAGGGGCGGTGGTCTTGGTAGCCCGGTCTGGGAAAATCGTCAAAGAGGATGCCCACGGCTACGCGGCCCGTTATGTAAATGATGATTATGAGGAAATGGAAAACCCTGTGAAAATGCAAGCAGACACGATCTTTGACTTGGCTTCCATAACAAAAATTTTCACCTCGACTGCTGTGATGCAGTTGTATGAAAAGGGAAAGTTTAACTTGGATGATCCAGTGGCAACATATATTCCTGCATTTGCCCAAAATGGTAAGGAAGATGTAACCATAAGGCAATTGTTGACACACACTTCCGGCTTCACCCCATGGATTTCCCTATATACCATGGCGGATTCACGGGAGGAGGCGTATCAAACTGTATTTGCCCAACCGTTAGAACATGATCCGGGCACCCATTACGCCTACAGTGATCTTAACATGATTACACTTGGGGCATTGGTCGAACAACTGTCAGGCGAACGACTTGATCACTATATTAACGAACATATTACAGAGCCTCTTGGAATGAATGATACGATGTTCAATCCGCCGGCATCACTAAAGGATCGTACTGCTGCGACGGAATATCAGCCGTGGACAGACAGAGGGCTTGTTTGGGCTGAGGTACACGATGAAAACGCCTGGATCATGGATGGTGTTGCTGGCCATGCAGGATTGTTTTCAACCGCACGGGACTTGGCAATTTTTGCACAAATGATTCTTAATGATGGGCAATATGAAGGGGCAAGAATTCTTCAACCAGAGTCCGTCCAGCTAATGGGAACCAATCAACTTCCTAATTTTCCAGGTGATGCGCATGGCCTAGGTTGGGAATTGAATCAAAGCTGGTACATGGGAGCCTTAGCGTCGCCTTCAACAATGGGGCATACTGGATTTACCGGGACTTCCATTGTTATCAACCCGAACAAGCAAACGATGGTAATTGTACTGACGAATAATGTTCATCCGACCCGTGAATCTTCTTCAACCAATCCGATTCGTCGACAGGTGGCAGGAAAAACCGCGGATGCTATCTATGCCTGGAGTGCTGCCAGCATGAAGGAGCTTGTAAAGCAATTGGAGGAAAAAGGGGAATTTGAGAACAGTGATGCCGTTCACCGATTAACGTTACATTTGACGGCAGTGAACCAATATGAAAGCAATGACCAAGCGGAAAAAGTTGTTAAACATATGAAAAACTTTAAACTATTGTTGGACCATCAAAAGGAAAGCGAATTGATTTCCGAGGAAGCCTATGAAACTCTTAAAACTGACGCGAATTATTTGATAGAGAAGTGGCAGTAG
- a CDS encoding endonuclease/exonuclease/phosphatase family protein, giving the protein MKKWYVMVLAILLLFSSLPGTVSAKDVNKRDADNREDFEPGDEVTVKVATYNTHAGIGVDGRYDLDRIADTIRESGAEIIGLQEVDVHWGGRSQYENEIKILADKLNMNYFFAPIYNLDPPSEGSPRRQYGVAVLSKYPILNAENHNIARLSTQDPNPSPRPAPGFLEAQIHVLGEEVWFYVTHLDYRPDPTVREMQIEDMLEIMSGHSNSLLVGDMNASPDSPELDPLFQQFGDAWAMTHENPGYTYPSHSPIKRIDYLFTTPGMEVESAHIFQSKASDHLPVTSDVTFELGSHPFDAAGLSSLIDYFKEAGEFASDDAIRALKLHLAVVSQYEEKEQGEKVIEHMKGFKVLLDHQEESGLLSGEAYEILRNDADYLIRGWQ; this is encoded by the coding sequence GTGAAAAAGTGGTATGTCATGGTTTTGGCCATTTTACTTTTGTTTTCATCATTACCCGGGACTGTGTCTGCTAAAGATGTGAACAAAAGGGATGCGGATAATCGGGAGGACTTTGAGCCTGGGGATGAAGTGACTGTCAAGGTTGCCACTTATAATACGCATGCGGGAATCGGGGTTGATGGGCGTTACGACCTTGATAGAATTGCAGATACCATTCGCGAATCCGGAGCCGAAATTATCGGCTTGCAGGAAGTTGATGTGCACTGGGGTGGCCGAAGTCAATATGAAAATGAAATCAAGATACTCGCCGATAAACTGAACATGAATTACTTTTTTGCACCTATTTACAATCTGGATCCACCGTCAGAAGGAAGTCCAAGAAGACAGTACGGTGTGGCTGTTTTGAGTAAATACCCAATTTTAAACGCCGAAAATCATAACATTGCAAGGTTGTCGACCCAAGATCCTAATCCCTCACCGAGACCTGCGCCAGGTTTTCTCGAGGCGCAGATTCATGTGCTAGGCGAGGAAGTATGGTTTTACGTAACACACCTTGACTATCGACCGGATCCGACCGTTCGGGAAATGCAAATCGAGGATATGCTCGAAATTATGTCTGGGCACAGCAATAGCCTACTGGTTGGCGATATGAACGCATCTCCAGACTCACCTGAATTGGACCCGCTCTTTCAACAATTTGGAGATGCCTGGGCAATGACCCATGAGAATCCCGGCTATACGTACCCCTCCCACTCGCCGATTAAACGAATTGACTATCTATTTACAACACCGGGGATGGAAGTCGAGTCAGCACACATTTTCCAGTCAAAGGCGTCAGACCATCTTCCAGTGACATCGGATGTTACCTTTGAGCTTGGGAGTCATCCATTTGATGCAGCCGGTTTGAGCTCCCTGATTGATTATTTTAAGGAAGCGGGAGAATTCGCTAGTGACGATGCTATCCGTGCATTAAAACTCCATTTGGCTGTTGTGAGCCAATACGAGGAAAAAGAACAAGGGGAAAAGGTTATCGAACATATGAAAGGCTTTAAGGTTTTGTTGGACCATCAGGAAGAAAGTGGGCTGCTTTCGGGAGAAGCGTATGAGATTCTTAGGAATGATGCGGATTATTTGATAAGGGGATGGCAGTAG
- a CDS encoding sigma-54 interaction domain-containing protein: protein MNTYGSIMVVSYQKHTLKTIIEQLQEIRLNEYFEIHARTVDELFHSTIEDDTLVLLTSKILLQMVKPYFPKDTPFIIAKRMLNFPKVRKVLEIPKGSKVLLVSDMKEAAEETISIVKETGIHLNFQSYYPGAKLDTEVKIAITPGDAHLVPDTVDETIDIGSRFIDISSIIEVFNHFKVSDFELNRLSARYIQSLVHLTEELSQEIFTAKSLRNSLEQIVNNIDDAILLFTNDGVINMINQKATHLLKRQGLDMIGKEIQTVVPSAFIKGIQSIKNDDDTFKDIDGIAYYIRKKNIYVDSEVFGTLLMFRRTNEIQQIEYNYRNKIKGKNFVAQYTFNDMVTVNQTILESIKIAKKLAKSDSTILILGETGTGKEILAQAIHNESLRSYHPFVGANFAALSETLLESELFGYEGGSFTGAKKDGRSGLFEQAHKGTIFLDEIGDASPTIQNRLLRVLQERQILRVGGEQIISLDLRIIAATNKNLEELIESGDFREDLFYRLNVLPIWLPPLRNRVDDIELLSDIFIKKFSRDLGRTSFTFSKGALEALKSYHWPGNIRELQNTIEYLAHICEDTVYKEQLPFLMNSRFINIEEQKQRNYDAIIESFQERGFIDELVTMLKFLSKNAVSSSGRHRMLNFLRDSGYNLSDQQVRYRQELLRNAGLIIVSRGRKGSEITSEGNGLLEYLAENG, encoded by the coding sequence ATGAATACGTATGGTTCAATCATGGTCGTTTCGTATCAAAAACACACGCTGAAAACCATTATTGAACAATTACAGGAGATTAGGTTGAATGAATACTTTGAGATTCATGCTCGTACTGTGGACGAGTTGTTCCATTCGACTATCGAGGATGATACGCTTGTTCTGCTTACTAGTAAAATCTTATTACAAATGGTTAAACCTTATTTCCCAAAAGATACCCCATTTATTATTGCAAAGCGAATGTTGAACTTCCCGAAAGTAAGGAAAGTGTTAGAAATTCCCAAAGGATCAAAAGTTCTTCTAGTAAGTGACATGAAAGAGGCTGCTGAGGAGACCATTTCAATTGTTAAAGAAACTGGTATCCACTTAAATTTCCAGTCTTATTATCCTGGAGCGAAATTAGATACGGAGGTTAAAATTGCCATTACTCCAGGGGATGCGCACCTTGTTCCGGATACGGTGGACGAGACGATTGACATCGGATCAAGGTTTATTGACATTTCTTCCATTATTGAAGTCTTTAATCACTTTAAAGTGTCGGATTTTGAGTTGAATCGGCTGTCTGCCCGCTATATTCAATCGCTTGTTCATTTAACAGAGGAACTTAGTCAAGAAATTTTTACTGCGAAGTCACTGAGAAACAGTTTAGAGCAAATCGTAAATAACATAGATGACGCAATCCTGCTTTTTACCAATGATGGTGTCATTAATATGATTAATCAAAAAGCAACACATCTGCTAAAGCGGCAAGGCCTGGATATGATAGGTAAAGAAATTCAAACCGTTGTGCCCTCTGCTTTTATCAAAGGAATTCAATCTATTAAAAACGATGATGATACATTCAAAGATATTGATGGAATTGCCTATTACATCCGTAAGAAAAATATCTATGTGGATAGTGAAGTCTTTGGAACCTTATTAATGTTTCGGAGGACTAACGAAATTCAACAAATTGAATATAATTATCGCAATAAAATAAAGGGTAAGAACTTTGTAGCACAGTATACATTTAATGATATGGTAACCGTGAATCAAACCATTCTTGAATCTATCAAAATAGCAAAAAAGCTGGCTAAAAGTGATTCAACCATTTTGATCCTTGGGGAAACAGGAACGGGGAAAGAAATACTAGCACAAGCTATTCATAACGAGTCATTGCGTTCCTACCATCCTTTTGTCGGTGCAAATTTTGCCGCATTATCTGAAACCCTGTTGGAAAGTGAGTTATTCGGTTATGAAGGGGGATCATTTACCGGAGCAAAAAAGGATGGCCGTAGTGGACTATTTGAACAAGCCCATAAAGGAACAATTTTTTTGGACGAAATTGGTGATGCTTCACCAACCATTCAAAATAGGCTGTTACGTGTCCTGCAGGAAAGACAAATTTTACGAGTGGGCGGCGAACAAATTATTTCTCTGGATTTGAGGATTATAGCAGCAACCAATAAAAACTTGGAAGAATTAATAGAAAGCGGTGACTTTCGTGAGGATCTATTTTATCGGTTAAATGTCTTACCGATTTGGCTTCCCCCATTAAGAAATAGAGTTGATGACATAGAATTGTTAAGTGACATTTTTATTAAAAAGTTTTCAAGGGATCTGGGACGTACATCCTTCACATTTTCCAAAGGGGCACTAGAGGCATTAAAGAGCTACCATTGGCCAGGGAACATTAGGGAGTTGCAGAACACAATCGAATATCTTGCCCATATCTGCGAGGACACTGTTTATAAGGAACAGTTGCCTTTCTTAATGAATTCACGTTTTATAAACATTGAAGAACAAAAACAGCGAAATTACGATGCAATAATCGAATCTTTTCAAGAACGGGGATTTATCGATGAGTTGGTTACGATGTTAAAATTTCTGTCTAAAAATGCCGTATCCTCTTCAGGCAGACATAGGATGCTAAACTTTCTTAGAGATAGCGGATATAACCTGTCCGACCAGCAAGTCAGATACAGGCAAGAATTGTTGCGAAATGCAGGCTTGATTATTGTGTCCCGTGGGCGGAAGGGAAGCGAGATTACGAGTGAGGGTAATGGTTTACTAGAATATCTAGCTGAAAATGGTTGA
- a CDS encoding glutathione ABC transporter substrate-binding protein has protein sequence MLKKKGIYTLFAGLMILGLLLAGCSNESSGNESSQDAPAKKGNDLTVAVDANFISMDPHDTNDTLSGSAQRTMFQGLFGFGKDMEVVPVLAKDYKVNDDGTVYTFHLKEGITFHDGAPFNAEAVKVNIDRLANPDNHLKRHSLFAMVDSTEAVDEYTVKINLKKPFGAFINNLAHPAGRIISPKALKKYGDEVARNPVGTGPFKFKEWVPGDHLTVAKYDDYWEEDYPKVDKITFEPTPENGSRVAKLQTGAADFIYPVPPEQAKKIDGKNGIEVKAEPSIVVQYLAMNNRKEPFNDVKVRKAINLAINKEAFIKVVKSGFAKPLDSVIAPKTAFYSGQEVYKYNLEKAKQLLKEAGYADGFKTTVWGENNSTSMKGMQFIQQQLAEIGVEVEIVPMETGTMSEKIWSAKPNETELEMYYGGWSPSTGDADWGIRPLLGGKEAFPPQSYNTAYYSNDKVNELISKALLTADPKEREKYYAEMQKIIWDDAPWAFLSVDYTISGKKDYLKGVYLLPDGSLSTHDAKIEQ, from the coding sequence ATGTTAAAAAAGAAAGGGATTTACACTCTCTTTGCGGGTCTAATGATTTTGGGCTTGTTGCTGGCTGGTTGTTCCAATGAATCGAGCGGTAATGAATCAAGTCAGGATGCACCCGCAAAAAAGGGTAATGATTTAACCGTTGCTGTCGATGCCAACTTTATCAGCATGGATCCGCACGATACCAATGATACCTTGTCAGGTTCAGCACAACGAACGATGTTTCAGGGGTTGTTTGGCTTCGGTAAGGACATGGAAGTTGTTCCTGTTTTAGCAAAGGATTACAAAGTTAATGACGATGGGACAGTGTACACTTTCCATTTAAAAGAAGGAATAACCTTTCATGATGGTGCCCCATTTAATGCGGAGGCAGTAAAGGTTAATATTGATCGATTAGCCAATCCGGACAATCATTTAAAACGTCACAGTTTGTTTGCGATGGTGGATAGTACGGAAGCCGTTGATGAGTATACGGTAAAAATTAATCTTAAAAAACCATTCGGAGCTTTTATCAATAACTTGGCACATCCGGCAGGTAGAATTATCAGCCCGAAGGCACTTAAAAAGTACGGGGATGAGGTGGCAAGAAATCCGGTTGGCACAGGTCCATTCAAATTTAAAGAATGGGTTCCCGGGGATCATCTGACTGTTGCGAAATATGATGACTACTGGGAAGAAGACTATCCAAAGGTAGATAAAATTACATTTGAACCTACTCCTGAGAATGGATCAAGAGTTGCCAAGCTACAAACAGGTGCTGCGGACTTTATTTATCCGGTCCCACCGGAGCAGGCTAAGAAAATTGATGGTAAGAATGGGATTGAGGTAAAGGCAGAGCCGTCCATTGTTGTCCAATACCTGGCAATGAATAACAGGAAAGAGCCGTTTAACGATGTAAAGGTTCGTAAAGCAATAAACTTGGCCATTAACAAGGAAGCATTTATTAAAGTGGTTAAAAGTGGATTTGCCAAACCGTTAGATTCCGTTATTGCGCCCAAAACAGCATTTTATTCCGGGCAGGAAGTATACAAATATAATCTAGAAAAAGCCAAGCAATTATTAAAAGAAGCTGGTTATGCGGATGGCTTTAAAACTACGGTTTGGGGAGAAAACAACTCCACATCAATGAAAGGGATGCAATTCATCCAGCAACAACTAGCGGAAATTGGAGTAGAGGTTGAAATTGTTCCTATGGAAACGGGAACAATGTCCGAAAAGATTTGGTCTGCGAAGCCAAATGAAACGGAACTTGAAATGTATTATGGTGGCTGGTCTCCATCTACCGGAGATGCTGACTGGGGGATTCGTCCGTTACTAGGTGGCAAGGAAGCATTTCCGCCACAATCATATAATACAGCTTATTATTCAAATGACAAAGTAAATGAATTAATTTCAAAAGCTCTTCTAACAGCTGATCCGAAAGAAAGAGAAAAGTATTATGCTGAGATGCAGAAAATAATATGGGACGATGCACCATGGGCTTTCCTATCGGTTGATTATACCATTAGCGGAAAGAAAGATTATTTGAAAGGTGTTTATTTGTTGCCTGATGGATCTTTAAGTACGCATGACGCAAAAATTGAACAATAA
- the nikB gene encoding nickel ABC transporter permease — protein MVLRYISKRIIELIPILLVISILVFLFVHLIPGNPARLVAGKQATFQEVQSVAEELGLNEPIWKQYLSYMGGLFQGDLGTSLKTGRSVTDVIVSRFMPTFWLTIWSMAWSAVIGLLIGVVSATNRNKWQDFSGMFGAVSGISMPAFWLGLLLIQLFSVKLGWLPVGGNDSWQSYVLPAITLGTTVAAVIARFTRSSLMDTLKDDFVRTGRAKGLSERKVVWGHALRNAMIPIITMSGLQFGFLLGGSIVVEVVFSWPGLGSLLIDSISFRDYPVIQAELLLFALEFMLINLIVDLLYGIFNPRIRFD, from the coding sequence TTGGTACTACGATATATTTCAAAAAGAATAATAGAGCTTATTCCGATACTTCTTGTTATTTCTATACTTGTTTTTCTATTCGTACATTTAATACCCGGAAATCCCGCCCGACTTGTAGCTGGTAAACAGGCTACCTTTCAGGAGGTTCAATCAGTAGCGGAGGAACTAGGTCTAAACGAGCCAATTTGGAAACAATATCTTTCCTATATGGGTGGTTTGTTCCAAGGGGATTTAGGTACTTCATTAAAAACAGGAAGGTCAGTTACTGATGTCATTGTATCCAGGTTTATGCCCACCTTTTGGCTGACCATTTGGAGCATGGCGTGGTCGGCGGTTATTGGGCTATTAATTGGTGTAGTTTCGGCAACAAATCGAAATAAATGGCAGGACTTTTCCGGGATGTTTGGTGCTGTATCTGGCATATCCATGCCCGCCTTTTGGCTTGGGTTGCTTCTAATTCAATTGTTTTCAGTGAAATTGGGCTGGCTTCCGGTAGGTGGAAATGATTCCTGGCAGAGTTACGTTTTACCAGCCATTACGTTAGGGACTACCGTGGCAGCTGTTATTGCCCGTTTTACGCGTTCCTCATTAATGGATACATTAAAAGATGACTTTGTTAGAACTGGACGTGCAAAAGGATTGTCGGAAAGGAAGGTAGTCTGGGGGCATGCATTAAGGAATGCGATGATACCAATTATTACGATGAGTGGACTTCAATTTGGATTTTTACTCGGAGGTTCAATCGTTGTTGAGGTAGTGTTTAGTTGGCCGGGATTAGGAAGTTTATTAATTGATTCGATATCTTTCAGGGATTACCCGGTAATACAGGCAGAACTTCTACTATTCGCACTAGAATTTATGCTCATTAATTTAATTGTCGACCTGCTTTACGGGATATTCAATCCGAGAATTAGATTTGATTAA
- a CDS encoding ABC transporter permease subunit — protein sequence MQSEDDTFVDENRRATLWLDFWKKFQKQKPALVSGVFILLLFIIAIIGPILAPYGVAEPDYNHILEGPSAQHIAGTDAYGRDIFSRIIVGSRISLLISISSVFVGAALGSILGLISGFYGRWIDSLIMRACDVLFSFPGMLLAIGIIAILGPGITNVVIAISIFTIPTFARIVRSGTLSAKQSVFVEAARSIGATNKRIIWKHIFPETVSSIIVYFTMRIGNAILVAASLGFLGLGAKPPTPEWGAMLSMGRDYISTDPHITFFPGLAIFLTVLAFNLLGDGLRDALDPKIKN from the coding sequence ATGCAATCTGAAGACGATACGTTTGTCGATGAAAATAGAAGAGCAACATTGTGGCTAGATTTTTGGAAAAAGTTCCAAAAGCAAAAACCCGCCTTAGTATCAGGAGTATTCATTCTGCTTTTGTTTATCATCGCGATTATTGGCCCGATTCTAGCACCATACGGAGTAGCGGAGCCTGATTACAACCATATTCTTGAAGGTCCATCCGCTCAACATATTGCGGGAACGGATGCTTACGGCAGGGACATTTTCAGCCGAATAATCGTTGGCTCAAGGATCTCTCTGCTTATCAGTATCAGCTCCGTGTTCGTTGGTGCTGCTTTAGGATCCATACTCGGTTTAATTAGTGGATTCTATGGAAGGTGGATCGATAGCTTAATCATGCGAGCTTGTGATGTTCTATTTTCATTTCCTGGAATGCTGCTAGCCATTGGCATTATTGCCATTTTGGGACCTGGTATAACAAACGTGGTCATTGCGATTTCTATTTTTACGATACCTACATTTGCAAGAATTGTTCGAAGCGGCACCTTGTCAGCAAAACAATCCGTGTTTGTCGAGGCTGCTAGATCGATTGGGGCTACAAACAAGCGGATAATTTGGAAACACATTTTTCCTGAAACGGTTTCAAGTATCATTGTTTATTTCACCATGCGAATTGGAAATGCCATATTGGTTGCAGCTAGTCTTGGGTTTCTCGGATTAGGAGCAAAGCCGCCTACTCCAGAGTGGGGAGCTATGCTAAGCATGGGAAGGGATTACATTAGTACCGATCCACATATCACGTTTTTCCCTGGCTTAGCTATATTTTTAACTGTACTTGCTTTTAATTTACTCGGTGATGGTTTGCGAGACGCTTTAGATCCTAAGATAAAAAATTAA